A window of the Cytophagaceae bacterium genome harbors these coding sequences:
- a CDS encoding esterase codes for MKQKINLKLLGVIFSVLMTFYGQAQPPRGPYVVSPKVNPDKSVTFSYLAPNATNVLLDGGQFGAANVPMTKNAEGVWSVTFGPIKPDIYPYGFKVDGITVNDPSNTYLFPNERFKGSLVEIPGDTPAVYALKNVPHGTISYELYPGVESSTGTFVIYTPPGYSKNTKAKYPVYYLISGTTDTEETFWKVGKVNLMLDNMIAEGKAKPMIVVMPYGNPMARIAEQTGKEKPSDVMSRDGDDALKRMKLFENDLVKHVIPFVEKNYRTIPNRDNRAIGGFSRGGGQTLRTAFNNVDKFAYVCSYASYVSPAEMDKNFTNITADPAKTNKDFKLLWSGIGTEDFLYKGTTEWENYLKEKKINVKTFAIPGGHTWMNVKQYLNETLPVLFK; via the coding sequence ATGAAACAAAAAATCAATCTTAAACTGCTCGGAGTGATATTCTCCGTTTTAATGACTTTTTATGGGCAAGCCCAGCCACCCAGAGGACCTTATGTGGTTTCTCCGAAAGTAAATCCTGACAAATCGGTTACTTTTTCGTATCTGGCACCCAATGCCACTAACGTTTTACTGGATGGAGGTCAATTTGGTGCAGCCAACGTTCCCATGACCAAAAATGCGGAGGGCGTTTGGTCGGTTACATTTGGACCGATAAAACCGGATATTTATCCCTATGGATTTAAAGTAGATGGCATTACCGTTAATGACCCTTCAAACACTTATTTATTTCCAAATGAGCGATTTAAAGGTAGCCTTGTTGAAATTCCCGGCGATACACCAGCAGTTTATGCCCTCAAAAATGTACCCCATGGTACTATTTCGTATGAATTGTATCCAGGTGTAGAAAGTAGCACCGGAACTTTTGTAATTTATACTCCTCCGGGATATTCAAAAAATACAAAAGCCAAATATCCGGTTTATTACCTTATCAGCGGCACAACTGATACCGAAGAGACTTTCTGGAAAGTGGGAAAAGTAAACCTGATGCTGGATAATATGATTGCTGAAGGAAAAGCAAAACCAATGATCGTAGTGATGCCTTATGGAAATCCAATGGCACGTATTGCAGAGCAAACCGGAAAAGAAAAACCATCAGATGTGATGAGCCGCGATGGAGACGATGCCCTGAAACGTATGAAACTCTTTGAAAATGATCTTGTAAAACATGTAATTCCTTTTGTAGAAAAAAACTACAGAACCATTCCTAATCGTGATAACAGAGCCATAGGTGGTTTTTCAAGAGGTGGCGGACAGACCCTTAGAACTGCTTTCAACAACGTTGACAAGTTTGCTTATGTTTGCAGTTATGCTTCTTATGTTTCTCCTGCCGAAATGGATAAAAATTTCACTAATATCACTGCTGATCCTGCCAAAACCAACAAAGATTTCAAACTCCTGTGGTCAGGCATTGGTACTGAAGATTTTCTATATAAAGGCACTACCGAATGGGAAAATTACCTGAAGGAGAAAAAAATTAATGTAAAAACTTTTGCTATCCCTGGCGGACATACCTGGATGAATGTGAAGCAATATCTGAACGAAACTTTACCTGTATTGTTTAAATGA
- a CDS encoding esterase, with protein sequence MKIKNNFLTIFSLATVSSFAQPVPRPAVISPEVHPDNSVTFRYYAPAAKEVKLSGQFEKGALTLQKDDQGIWSVKTNPIKPDMYPYSFSVDGVTVADPNNSVLFPNEGFQSSLVEITGNTSLVHTMQNVPHGTVSYRYYQSAELGIRPVVIYTPPGYETNPNVKYPVLYLLHGTTDTEETWTKVGRANIILDNLIAQGKAKPMIIVMPYGRAYPIISKSSGSLRNWDNLQVFEKDFYENLMPWVEKNYRTINNKDSRAMAGFSGGGGTTMYLGFNHSEKFAYICGFAPGLLNSEFERNHALAFKNPTQTAKNLKLLWIGVGTEDPLYKVDNEFMGLLDQKGIKYEKYFTDGGHTWMNVKNYFSVIAPKLFK encoded by the coding sequence ATGAAGATCAAAAATAATTTCTTGACAATTTTCAGTTTGGCAACTGTAAGCAGTTTTGCCCAACCAGTCCCTCGTCCTGCGGTTATTTCGCCGGAAGTTCATCCTGACAATTCAGTCACTTTCAGGTATTATGCTCCTGCTGCAAAAGAAGTAAAACTCAGCGGGCAGTTTGAAAAAGGAGCCCTTACATTACAAAAAGATGACCAGGGAATATGGAGTGTAAAAACCAACCCCATCAAACCCGATATGTACCCATATTCATTTTCGGTGGATGGTGTAACAGTAGCCGACCCCAACAACTCAGTCTTGTTTCCCAATGAGGGTTTTCAAAGCAGTCTGGTTGAAATTACCGGCAATACTTCATTAGTACATACCATGCAAAACGTACCGCATGGAACGGTATCTTATCGTTACTATCAATCAGCTGAACTGGGAATCAGACCGGTAGTAATTTATACCCCACCAGGTTATGAAACTAATCCTAATGTCAAATATCCTGTGCTTTATTTATTACATGGCACTACCGACACAGAAGAAACCTGGACCAAAGTGGGCCGGGCCAATATCATTTTGGATAATCTTATAGCTCAGGGAAAGGCGAAACCCATGATTATTGTAATGCCATATGGCAGAGCATATCCAATTATATCAAAATCGTCGGGTAGTTTACGCAATTGGGACAACCTACAAGTGTTTGAAAAAGATTTTTACGAAAACCTCATGCCTTGGGTAGAAAAAAACTATCGTACCATCAACAACAAAGACAGCAGGGCCATGGCGGGCTTCTCAGGCGGTGGCGGTACTACCATGTATTTGGGTTTTAACCACAGCGAAAAATTTGCCTATATATGCGGTTTTGCTCCAGGTTTGCTCAATTCAGAATTTGAACGCAATCATGCTCTTGCTTTCAAAAACCCTACCCAAACGGCCAAAAACCTCAAATTACTTTGGATTGGCGTAGGTACAGAAGATCCTCTTTACAAAGTAGATAACGAATTTATGGGACTTCTTGACCAAAAGGGAATTAAATATGAAAAGTACTTTACTGACGGTGGCCATACCTGGATGAACGTAAAGAATTATTTCAGTGTAATCGCTCCAAAACTTTTTAAATAA
- a CDS encoding carboxylesterase family protein has translation MKKYIDIKFLALLILPFLSFGQITGPVKVKEGMVQGMIENGLSVFKGIPFAAPPVGELRWKAPMPALSWNGVKETTKFAPAPFQGGNPPSGKSEDCLYLNIWSPAQKANENLPVLVWIYGGGFSFGSNSDPTSNGEHLAKKGVVLVSIAYRVGQMGFLAHPELSAETSQKTSGNYGLLDMIAGLKWIKENIKQFGGNPDKVTIFGESAGGIAVSMLCASPLAKGLFHGAISQSGGSFGPNRTTTYPGENMKLLSLAESQGVEFMQKTGAKTLAEMRAIPAEKLPGGFGMPGGWPIVDGYVVPDDQHILYEKGKYNHTPVLIGYNSDEGASFQPPKTPKDYIESTQKRYGKFAESLIMAYPVGENTVPKTARDLARDAAFGWQTWAWANLQTKTSKEKVFYYYLDQHLDYPAGTPKHGYGSPHGQDVAFVFGTLNPADPNRTPTDEAVSETMMTYWTNFAKYGHPNSDSVPKWEAFSPKNPKVMYFNQKAFMGPVPSEDALKALDKYFEWRRTSEGKEWAK, from the coding sequence ATGAAAAAATATATAGATATTAAATTTTTGGCATTATTAATTTTGCCTTTTCTTAGCTTTGGCCAAATCACCGGTCCTGTTAAAGTCAAAGAAGGTATGGTGCAGGGTATGATTGAGAACGGTTTGTCTGTTTTCAAAGGTATCCCGTTTGCTGCCCCACCGGTTGGTGAACTCCGTTGGAAAGCCCCCATGCCGGCATTAAGTTGGAATGGAGTCAAAGAGACCACAAAATTTGCCCCTGCTCCATTTCAGGGCGGAAATCCACCATCAGGCAAAAGCGAAGACTGCTTGTATCTGAACATTTGGTCTCCTGCCCAAAAAGCCAATGAAAATCTCCCTGTATTGGTGTGGATTTACGGTGGAGGTTTTAGTTTTGGCTCTAATTCCGACCCTACATCAAATGGGGAGCATCTGGCCAAAAAAGGAGTTGTGCTGGTAAGTATTGCCTATAGGGTAGGTCAAATGGGATTTTTGGCCCATCCCGAACTCAGTGCAGAAACATCGCAAAAAACCTCAGGTAATTACGGACTTTTGGATATGATTGCCGGTTTGAAATGGATTAAAGAAAACATCAAACAGTTTGGCGGGAATCCTGATAAAGTAACCATTTTCGGAGAATCTGCAGGTGGAATTGCCGTAAGTATGCTTTGTGCCTCACCTTTAGCAAAAGGTCTGTTCCATGGAGCTATTTCCCAAAGTGGCGGTTCATTTGGACCCAATAGAACTACTACTTATCCAGGTGAAAATATGAAGTTATTATCTTTGGCAGAAAGCCAAGGCGTAGAATTCATGCAAAAAACAGGTGCAAAAACGCTCGCTGAAATGAGAGCGATTCCAGCAGAAAAACTCCCCGGTGGCTTTGGAATGCCTGGAGGCTGGCCGATTGTCGACGGTTATGTGGTTCCTGACGACCAACACATTTTATATGAAAAAGGCAAATACAATCATACGCCTGTTTTAATAGGTTATAATTCTGACGAAGGGGCGAGTTTTCAACCTCCAAAAACCCCAAAAGATTATATTGAAAGCACACAAAAACGTTATGGTAAATTTGCAGAAAGTCTGATAATGGCCTATCCTGTTGGTGAAAATACTGTTCCAAAAACCGCACGTGATCTAGCTCGTGACGCTGCTTTTGGTTGGCAAACCTGGGCCTGGGCCAATCTCCAAACTAAAACATCCAAAGAAAAGGTGTTTTATTATTATCTCGATCAACATCTTGATTATCCGGCTGGTACTCCAAAACACGGTTATGGCTCACCTCATGGGCAAGACGTGGCATTTGTATTTGGTACACTTAATCCTGCTGACCCCAACCGTACCCCAACTGACGAAGCCGTTTCGGAAACGATGATGACCTACTGGACCAATTTTGCGAAATATGGTCATCCAAATAGCGATTCGGTGCCTAAATGGGAAGCCTTTTCACCTAAAAATCCCAAAGTGATGTATTTCAACCAAAAAGCATTTATGGGACCTGTTCCCAGTGAAGATGCTTTAAAAGCTTTGGATAAATACTTTGAATGGAGAAGGACATCAGAAGGTAAAGAATGGGCTAAATAA
- a CDS encoding alpha/beta hydrolase: MEKKLIIFIALLCGFSAFSQEKIILYPKSVPDAKPTEKAETFERGMYRNVTIPTLEYIKPEKPNGTAVIVIAGGGYGVIVYNGEGLGTAKSLAEKGISAFVLKYRLPDDQIMLDKKIGPLQDVQQSIKYLRENAEKYEIDKNKIGVIGFSAGGHLASTAATHFEKSYIENPQNTNLRPDFQILVYPVITMQDALTHGGSRDALIGKTPSQGDKDLFSNELQVKANTPIAWLTHAADDKVVDVDNSISYFETLRKNKVEVEMHIFPKGDHGFIFRHKGWMDPLFDWMKRNNLL; the protein is encoded by the coding sequence ATGGAAAAAAAACTTATCATATTCATCGCCCTTCTCTGCGGATTTTCTGCTTTTTCACAGGAAAAAATAATTCTTTATCCTAAAAGCGTGCCTGATGCCAAACCCACTGAAAAAGCCGAGACATTTGAACGTGGCATGTACCGCAATGTAACCATACCTACCCTGGAATACATCAAGCCTGAGAAACCAAACGGAACTGCCGTTATTGTAATTGCCGGTGGGGGTTATGGGGTAATTGTTTACAACGGTGAAGGCTTGGGAACTGCGAAAAGTCTGGCTGAAAAAGGAATTTCCGCATTTGTGCTGAAATATCGCTTGCCAGATGATCAAATCATGCTGGATAAAAAAATCGGGCCGCTACAGGATGTACAGCAATCTATCAAATATTTGCGTGAAAATGCCGAAAAATACGAAATTGATAAGAACAAAATCGGTGTAATAGGCTTTAGTGCGGGAGGGCATTTGGCAAGTACAGCAGCAACACATTTCGAAAAATCATATATAGAAAACCCTCAAAATACCAACCTGAGACCCGATTTTCAAATTTTGGTTTATCCTGTAATCACCATGCAAGACGCACTCACTCACGGTGGTTCTCGTGATGCTTTAATTGGTAAAACTCCGTCACAAGGAGACAAAGACCTCTTTTCCAATGAATTGCAGGTAAAAGCCAATACACCAATTGCCTGGCTAACCCATGCTGCAGATGATAAAGTCGTCGATGTGGATAATAGCATTTCTTATTTCGAAACCCTCAGAAAAAACAAAGTGGAAGTCGAAATGCACATTTTCCCTAAAGGAGATCATGGTTTTATTTTTCGCCATAAAGGCTGGATGGATCCACTTTTTGACTGGATGAAAAGAAATAACTTATTGTAA
- a CDS encoding sialate O-acetylesterase has translation MKRNLLVFGLFFLTFQTFAQNKNFHIYLCIGQSNMEGAGRIQAQDTVDIDSRFKILEALDCPELGREKGKWYTAKPPLCRCKTGLSPADYFGRTMLKSMKKKQSLGLVHVAVAGSKIEIFDKEKYKTYLDTSATERPWMIKMADSYGGNPYERLVEMAKIAQKEGVIKGILLHQGESNTGDKTWPEKVKKVYDDLLSDLNLAPNSIPLIAGEVVNADQGGRCAVHNEIIATLPQSIPKAIVVSSKGIPAVPDKLHFSTEGVREFGKRYAEALLQYSKK, from the coding sequence ATGAAAAGAAATTTATTGGTATTCGGACTGTTCTTTTTAACATTCCAAACATTTGCTCAAAACAAGAATTTCCATATTTACCTGTGTATTGGGCAGTCCAATATGGAAGGAGCCGGTCGCATCCAGGCTCAGGATACAGTCGATATTGATAGTCGTTTCAAAATATTGGAGGCTTTAGATTGCCCTGAGTTAGGAAGAGAAAAAGGCAAATGGTACACTGCCAAGCCACCTCTTTGCAGATGTAAAACCGGACTTTCGCCTGCCGATTATTTTGGAAGAACCATGCTGAAATCAATGAAAAAGAAACAATCATTGGGGCTGGTACATGTGGCTGTGGCAGGTAGTAAAATTGAGATCTTTGATAAAGAAAAATACAAAACCTATCTGGATACCTCGGCAACTGAACGGCCCTGGATGATTAAAATGGCGGATTCCTATGGCGGAAATCCTTATGAGAGATTGGTAGAAATGGCTAAAATTGCACAGAAAGAAGGCGTTATAAAGGGCATATTGCTGCATCAGGGAGAATCAAATACGGGAGATAAAACCTGGCCGGAAAAAGTTAAAAAAGTATATGATGACTTATTGAGTGATTTAAATCTTGCTCCTAACTCAATTCCATTAATTGCCGGAGAAGTGGTTAATGCAGATCAGGGAGGAAGATGTGCCGTTCATAATGAAATCATTGCTACACTTCCGCAATCGATTCCGAAGGCAATAGTGGTTTCTTCAAAGGGAATTCCTGCTGTTCCTGATAAACTTCATTTTTCTACTGAAGGAGTTAGAGAATTTGGGAAAAGATATGCTGAGGCATTGTTACAATATTCAAAAAAATAA
- a CDS encoding beta-xylosidase: MTGRFLKLIAIKAFTMSTIYAQVVNINVNAEKPIGEMKPFWAFFGYDEPNYTTRENGKKLLKELQQLSPVPVYVRAHNLLTSKGNSPGPDLKWGFTDAYKEDAYGRPVYNWKTVDSIVDTYVNLGMKPLMEIGFMPKDLSSKPEPYEHYWNKGGELWTGWTAPPKDYDKWRELVYQWVKHSIERYGEKEVQSWLWEVWNEPDIPYWSGTFEEYCKLYDFAADGLKKACPECTIGGPHTTSPRNEKGYQFLTGFIEHCLKGKNYATGKTGTPLQYIGFHAKGAPELINGKVTMNMGAQLKDIKRGFEAINAYPELKNIPVIIGECDPEGCAACSEKREPKYAYRNGTMYSSYTAASFARIYELMDQQNVNLKGAVSWSFEFEDQEWFAGYRDLATNGVDKPVLNVFRMLGLMQGKRILVNTENGINVMNIIENGVRNKNDVNALASKEGNSVWIMVWNYHDLNELGTSQSVNLKIDGLKNGKTLVHHYRIDGNHSNSFEKWKAIGRPQNVTQEQFKELEKSGQLELLSSPEWKRIKNNTTNINFELPRQGVSLIQLTW, translated from the coding sequence ATGACCGGAAGATTTTTAAAACTGATTGCAATTAAGGCATTTACAATGAGTACAATCTATGCTCAGGTTGTGAATATTAATGTAAATGCTGAAAAGCCAATTGGGGAAATGAAACCCTTCTGGGCATTTTTTGGGTATGATGAACCCAATTATACTACCCGCGAAAACGGCAAAAAATTGCTGAAAGAATTACAGCAACTCAGTCCTGTGCCGGTTTATGTAAGGGCTCATAATTTACTGACCAGCAAAGGAAACAGCCCGGGTCCTGACCTGAAATGGGGATTTACCGATGCCTATAAAGAAGATGCCTATGGTCGGCCGGTTTATAACTGGAAAACGGTAGATTCAATCGTGGACACTTATGTAAATCTGGGAATGAAACCTCTTATGGAAATCGGGTTTATGCCCAAAGACCTTTCTTCAAAACCAGAACCCTACGAGCACTATTGGAATAAAGGTGGAGAACTCTGGACAGGCTGGACAGCACCGCCAAAAGATTACGATAAGTGGAGGGAACTGGTGTATCAATGGGTGAAGCATTCAATAGAAAGGTATGGGGAAAAAGAAGTGCAAAGCTGGCTTTGGGAAGTATGGAATGAGCCCGACATCCCGTATTGGTCGGGTACTTTTGAAGAATATTGCAAATTATATGATTTTGCAGCAGACGGTCTAAAAAAAGCTTGTCCTGAATGTACCATTGGCGGTCCTCACACGACCAGCCCAAGAAACGAAAAAGGTTATCAATTTCTTACCGGTTTTATTGAGCATTGTCTTAAAGGCAAAAATTATGCGACAGGCAAGACTGGAACTCCTCTTCAATACATTGGGTTTCATGCAAAAGGTGCCCCCGAACTGATAAATGGGAAAGTTACCATGAACATGGGGGCTCAGCTCAAAGATATCAAGAGAGGATTTGAAGCGATAAATGCCTACCCTGAACTCAAAAATATTCCGGTTATTATTGGAGAATGTGACCCTGAAGGCTGTGCAGCATGCTCTGAAAAACGCGAACCCAAATATGCCTATCGAAACGGCACTATGTATTCCAGCTATACGGCTGCTTCTTTTGCGAGAATTTATGAATTGATGGACCAGCAAAATGTAAACCTCAAAGGTGCAGTAAGCTGGTCGTTTGAATTCGAGGATCAGGAATGGTTTGCAGGATACAGGGATCTGGCCACCAATGGTGTGGACAAACCCGTATTAAATGTGTTCAGGATGCTGGGATTGATGCAAGGGAAACGGATTTTGGTCAATACTGAAAATGGTATTAATGTAATGAATATCATTGAAAATGGGGTTAGAAATAAAAACGATGTAAATGCATTGGCTTCGAAGGAAGGTAATTCAGTCTGGATAATGGTCTGGAATTATCATGATCTCAATGAGTTGGGAACCAGCCAATCTGTAAATCTCAAAATCGATGGATTGAAAAATGGAAAAACACTTGTCCACCATTATAGAATAGACGGGAATCACAGCAATTCCTTCGAAAAATGGAAAGCAATAGGACGCCCGCAAAATGTGACTCAGGAACAATTTAAAGAACTGGAAAAATCAGGGCAATTAGAGTTATTAAGTTCTCCCGAATGGAAAAGGATTAAAAATAATACGACAAATATAAATTTTGAATTGCCCCGGCAGGGTGTTTCATTAATTCAGTTAACCTGGTAA
- a CDS encoding family 43 glycosylhydrolase, with amino-acid sequence MKKISIFSFLMTVIAVSLSAQNPIVRDQFSADPTARVFGDKIYVYPSHDILATEKRGRMGWFCMEDYHVFSSENLTDWQDHGVIVTQNKVPWVRPDSYSMWAPDCIKRNGKYYFYFPSAPRDTVKYGRGFGIGVAIADSPTGPFVPEENPIAKVRGIDPSVMIAKDGQAYIYWSAGNIYGAKLKENMTELDSDVKILGDLPKKGLKEGPFVFERNGMYYLTFPHVENTIERLEYAMSDSPLGPFKMAGVIMNESATGCWTNHQSIVQFKGQWLLFYHHNDLSPAFDKARSIRADSLFFNPDGTIQKVIPTLRGIGLTDANSEIQIDRFSQISTENASIAFLDTTNKFLGWKTVFSGKNSWIRYNSVSFTKKSKYLTIRYLSENNAQISVEIVNGKNKTVISKPIPASGDWSLVKIEAKGKINGKNDIIVRSNSDSKFEVDWIKFE; translated from the coding sequence ATGAAGAAAATATCAATATTTAGCTTTTTAATGACGGTTATTGCTGTCAGTTTATCTGCCCAAAACCCCATCGTCAGGGATCAGTTCTCAGCTGACCCCACTGCCAGAGTTTTTGGAGACAAAATTTATGTGTACCCATCTCACGATATACTTGCCACCGAAAAACGAGGAAGAATGGGTTGGTTTTGTATGGAAGATTATCATGTTTTTTCATCAGAAAACCTCACAGATTGGCAAGATCATGGGGTTATTGTGACCCAAAACAAAGTGCCCTGGGTTCGTCCCGACAGCTATAGCATGTGGGCTCCCGACTGTATCAAGCGTAACGGAAAATATTATTTTTATTTCCCTTCAGCTCCCCGTGATACTGTAAAATATGGCAGAGGTTTTGGTATTGGCGTAGCCATCGCTGATTCTCCCACAGGCCCATTTGTTCCTGAAGAAAATCCGATTGCTAAAGTCAGAGGCATTGACCCCAGTGTAATGATTGCCAAAGATGGGCAGGCCTATATTTATTGGTCGGCAGGAAATATTTATGGTGCCAAACTCAAAGAAAATATGACAGAGTTGGATTCAGATGTTAAGATTTTGGGTGATTTACCTAAAAAAGGACTTAAAGAAGGCCCATTTGTTTTTGAAAGAAACGGCATGTATTATCTTACTTTCCCACATGTCGAAAACACCATTGAGCGACTTGAATATGCCATGAGTGACAGTCCCCTTGGACCGTTCAAAATGGCCGGGGTAATAATGAATGAATCGGCCACCGGATGCTGGACCAACCACCAATCAATCGTACAATTCAAAGGACAATGGTTGCTTTTTTACCATCACAATGATTTATCTCCTGCATTTGATAAAGCCCGTTCAATAAGGGCCGATTCATTGTTTTTTAATCCTGACGGAACAATCCAAAAAGTAATTCCAACCTTAAGAGGAATAGGTTTAACCGATGCGAATTCAGAAATCCAAATCGATAGATTCAGCCAGATTAGTACCGAAAATGCTTCAATTGCCTTTCTTGATACTACAAATAAATTTTTGGGCTGGAAAACCGTTTTTTCCGGTAAAAATTCCTGGATTCGTTACAATTCTGTTTCATTTACAAAAAAATCAAAATATTTGACTATTAGATACTTATCGGAAAATAATGCTCAGATTTCAGTTGAAATTGTAAATGGCAAGAATAAGACTGTAATCAGTAAACCCATTCCTGCTTCGGGTGATTGGAGTTTGGTGAAAATTGAGGCTAAAGGAAAGATAAATGGCAAAAATGATATAATAGTGAGGTCAAATTCGGATTCGAAATTTGAGGTGGATTGGATAAAATTTGAATAA
- a CDS encoding glycoside hydrolase family 97 catalytic domain-containing protein — MTPKIFKTIFLLLIVSGLSFQSFSQKNTASLFSPNKQLEVICDLKSNSYSVKFKGETVLKNSQLGITREDGDFSKNLRTVKISTPALVIDNYNMVNAKKSKISYKANESIWETINADGQKMNIVFRISNDGVAFRYVFPEKSTDIKKISAENTSFHFPLEARAWLQPKAEAQSGWEHSNPSYEAHYELDIPVGKASPGPNGWIYPALFKTTNAWVAITEADLGENYCGTALQQNSPSGEYTINFPQPAEVFTDGVPTLNPESTLPWKSPWRILAIGELKTVMESTLGTDLAQPAIKMDPAIINPGKSSWSWILKKDDSTVFNVQKKYVDFASDMKWQYCLLDATWDKLMGYDSVKILADYAKTKNVGLILWYNSAGSWNTVIYTPKDKLLTHESRVAEFAKLKAMGIKGLKIDFFGGDGQSFMKYYRDILKDAADYGLLINFHGATLPRGLQRTFPNFMTAEAIFGYEMITFSQHSADKEAEHSTMAAMVRNLYDPMDFTPMNLYKIPRIKRKTTAAFELATSVCFLSGIQHYAESPEGMKHVPEEVKNFLRKLPNHWDDVKFIDGYPGKLYVVARKSGNRWYLAGINGENTEKELSLNLGFLKGKTGKLIANGKPVEDEPSFSFSNISIPASGNIKIKLAGNDGFIIEF; from the coding sequence ATGACCCCTAAAATATTCAAAACCATATTCTTACTTCTGATAGTTTCAGGATTATCTTTTCAGAGCTTTTCACAAAAAAACACAGCCAGTTTGTTTAGCCCAAATAAGCAACTGGAAGTGATTTGTGACTTGAAATCAAATAGTTACTCTGTGAAATTTAAAGGAGAAACTGTCTTGAAAAATTCCCAACTGGGAATAACCAGGGAAGACGGAGATTTCTCAAAAAACCTCAGGACTGTAAAAATATCAACACCTGCTTTGGTAATTGATAATTACAATATGGTCAATGCCAAAAAAAGCAAAATTTCTTATAAGGCAAATGAAAGTATCTGGGAAACAATAAATGCGGATGGCCAAAAAATGAACATTGTGTTCAGGATTTCAAACGATGGCGTGGCTTTTAGGTATGTTTTTCCTGAAAAATCAACTGACATAAAGAAAATCTCTGCTGAAAACACCAGTTTCCACTTCCCTCTTGAAGCCAGAGCATGGCTACAACCTAAAGCGGAAGCCCAGTCGGGATGGGAGCATAGTAATCCATCGTATGAGGCTCATTATGAGCTGGATATTCCGGTTGGAAAAGCTTCACCGGGTCCAAATGGCTGGATTTATCCGGCACTTTTTAAAACCACAAATGCCTGGGTGGCTATCACTGAAGCTGACCTTGGTGAAAACTATTGCGGTACAGCTTTGCAGCAAAATTCGCCCAGTGGCGAGTACACCATCAATTTCCCTCAGCCGGCCGAGGTATTTACCGATGGCGTTCCAACGCTGAATCCGGAATCTACCCTTCCCTGGAAAAGTCCATGGAGAATTCTGGCAATAGGCGAATTAAAAACCGTGATGGAATCAACATTGGGCACTGATTTGGCTCAACCTGCAATAAAAATGGATCCTGCTATTATCAATCCAGGAAAATCTTCCTGGAGCTGGATTTTGAAAAAGGATGATTCTACAGTTTTCAATGTTCAGAAAAAATATGTCGATTTCGCCTCAGATATGAAATGGCAATATTGTTTGCTCGACGCTACCTGGGACAAACTCATGGGTTATGATTCGGTAAAAATTCTTGCTGATTATGCTAAAACCAAAAACGTTGGTTTAATACTTTGGTACAATTCTGCAGGAAGTTGGAATACAGTAATTTATACCCCTAAAGACAAACTACTTACACATGAAAGCAGAGTGGCTGAGTTTGCAAAACTAAAAGCAATGGGGATAAAAGGGCTTAAAATCGATTTCTTTGGAGGAGATGGCCAATCTTTCATGAAATATTATCGTGATATCCTGAAAGATGCAGCAGATTATGGTCTTCTCATCAATTTCCATGGTGCCACCCTTCCGCGTGGTTTACAGCGTACATTCCCCAATTTCATGACTGCAGAGGCCATTTTTGGCTATGAAATGATTACATTTTCGCAACATTCTGCCGATAAAGAGGCCGAGCATTCCACTATGGCTGCGATGGTCAGAAACTTATATGATCCAATGGACTTTACGCCAATGAATCTTTATAAAATTCCCAGAATTAAGCGAAAAACTACTGCGGCATTTGAGTTGGCCACTTCGGTTTGTTTCTTATCAGGAATTCAGCATTACGCCGAAAGTCCCGAAGGAATGAAGCATGTGCCCGAAGAAGTGAAAAATTTCCTCAGAAAGCTTCCTAATCACTGGGACGATGTGAAATTTATCGATGGTTACCCCGGAAAACTTTATGTTGTAGCCCGCAAATCAGGAAACAGATGGTATTTGGCCGGAATCAATGGGGAAAATACCGAAAAAGAACTGAGCCTGAATCTGGGATTTTTGAAAGGGAAAACCGGAAAACTCATTGCCAACGGAAAACCTGTAGAAGATGAACCTTCATTCAGTTTTTCAAATATTTCCATTCCGGCAAGTGGAAATATAAAAATAAAATTAGCCGGAAATGATGGATTTATTATTGAATTCTAA